The following are encoded in a window of uncultured Pseudomonas sp. genomic DNA:
- a CDS encoding YkgJ family cysteine cluster protein → MKNNLIAAAELDRLDTWAKYTADMCHSCMSSCCTLPVEVRLGDLIRIGVVDEFERSEPPKNIAKRLQKEGLVERFHQKSGTFTITRMSNNDCYYLDRKTRLCTIYEKRPDTCRNHPKIGPRPGYCAYKPKS, encoded by the coding sequence ATGAAAAACAACCTGATTGCCGCCGCCGAACTCGACCGCCTGGATACTTGGGCTAAATACACCGCCGACATGTGCCACAGCTGCATGTCCAGCTGCTGCACCCTGCCGGTCGAAGTGCGCCTAGGCGACCTGATCCGTATTGGCGTGGTCGACGAGTTCGAGCGCAGCGAGCCACCGAAGAACATCGCTAAACGCTTACAGAAAGAGGGTCTTGTCGAGCGTTTCCACCAAAAGTCGGGGACGTTCACCATAACCCGCATGAGCAATAACGACTGCTACTACCTGGACCGCAAGACCCGCCTGTGCACCATCTACGAAAAGCGCCCGGACACCTGCCGCAACCATCCGAAAATCGGCCCGCGCCCAGGCTATTGCGCTTATAAGCCGAAAAGCTGA
- the cptA gene encoding phosphoethanolamine transferase CptA, whose protein sequence is MSAGLQVSPGKRVDWAGLGWAFLFFWYFSGVTQLLIQLTGTAGFSGFRQAFLVSALWLVPLLLFPARARQLAAVIGALLWLCSLGSFGYFLVYGQEFSQSVIFIMFESNINESREYLIQYFAWWMLPAFSAYALGGWLLWRKVRPVYLSRPGALFAAAIAVFVSVGYPALRQFSKHDSWQAGFDNFTQRIEAATPWQLAVGYKNYSEQLANMQVLLAENASIAPLANLQDAHAGQPATLVLVIGESTNRQRMSLYGYPRQTTPELDGLRDQLQVFDNVVTPRPYTIEALQQVLTFADQEHPERYLTTPSVINLMKQAGYKTYWITNQQTMTKRNTMLTTFSEQADEQFYLNNNREQNARQYDGDVLAPFAKVLADGAPRKFIVVHLLGTHMSYQYRYPPAFERFTDRSGAPDNVTDDQLPTYNSYDNAVLYNDHVVASLIKNLSAAQANGMLLYLSDHGEAVFDAPKPDVLGRNEAAPTSPMYTVPFILWNSPQWQAQQARDFSAALSRPYSSSHFIHTWADLAGLRFDEYDAHKSLVSNDFQPMPLLIGNPAQPKSLIDFSLIKPKPAARLNQLAQREKGSKAKL, encoded by the coding sequence ATGTCTGCAGGGCTGCAAGTGTCGCCGGGTAAACGCGTGGATTGGGCTGGGTTGGGTTGGGCGTTTTTGTTCTTCTGGTATTTTTCCGGGGTTACCCAGTTATTGATCCAGCTGACCGGTACGGCAGGGTTTTCCGGCTTTCGTCAGGCGTTTTTGGTCAGCGCTTTGTGGCTGGTGCCCTTGCTGTTGTTTCCGGCGCGAGCTCGGCAATTAGCCGCGGTGATTGGCGCGCTGTTGTGGCTTTGTTCATTGGGCAGTTTTGGTTACTTCCTGGTGTACGGTCAGGAGTTCTCGCAGAGCGTGATCTTTATCATGTTCGAATCGAACATCAATGAGAGCCGCGAATACCTGATCCAGTACTTCGCCTGGTGGATGCTGCCGGCATTTTCTGCCTATGCGTTAGGTGGCTGGCTGCTCTGGCGCAAGGTGCGTCCGGTGTATTTGTCACGCCCAGGCGCCTTGTTCGCCGCCGCGATCGCGGTGTTTGTCTCGGTGGGTTATCCGGCGCTACGCCAGTTCAGCAAGCACGACAGCTGGCAGGCTGGTTTTGACAACTTTACCCAGCGCATTGAAGCGGCCACGCCGTGGCAGCTGGCGGTGGGTTACAAGAATTACAGCGAGCAACTGGCCAATATGCAGGTGCTGTTGGCCGAGAATGCCAGCATTGCGCCCTTGGCCAATCTGCAGGATGCCCACGCCGGGCAGCCCGCGACTCTGGTGTTGGTGATCGGCGAATCAACCAACCGTCAGCGCATGAGCCTGTATGGCTACCCGCGTCAGACCACCCCGGAGCTGGATGGGCTGCGTGATCAGTTGCAGGTATTCGACAACGTGGTAACGCCGCGGCCGTACACCATCGAAGCGCTGCAGCAGGTGCTGACCTTTGCCGATCAGGAGCATCCCGAGCGTTATCTGACCACGCCGTCGGTGATCAACCTGATGAAACAGGCGGGCTATAAGACCTACTGGATCACCAACCAGCAGACCATGACCAAGCGCAACACCATGCTCACCACGTTTTCCGAGCAGGCCGATGAGCAGTTCTACCTGAACAACAACCGTGAGCAGAACGCCCGTCAATACGACGGTGATGTGCTGGCACCGTTTGCCAAGGTGTTGGCCGATGGTGCGCCGCGCAAGTTCATCGTGGTGCACCTGCTCGGTACGCATATGAGCTACCAGTACCGTTATCCACCAGCGTTCGAGCGTTTCACGGACCGCAGTGGGGCGCCGGATAACGTTACCGACGATCAGCTGCCGACCTATAACAGCTACGACAATGCGGTGCTGTACAACGACCATGTGGTCGCCAGCCTGATCAAGAATTTATCGGCGGCGCAGGCTAATGGCATGTTGCTGTACCTGTCTGACCATGGTGAAGCGGTATTCGATGCGCCCAAGCCGGACGTGCTGGGGCGTAACGAGGCGGCACCCACCAGTCCGATGTACACCGTGCCGTTTATTCTGTGGAATTCACCCCAGTGGCAGGCGCAGCAAGCGCGTGACTTCAGCGCGGCGCTGTCACGGCCGTACAGTTCCTCGCACTTTATCCACACCTGGGCCGACTTGGCCGGGCTGCGCTTTGATGAATATGACGCGCATAAAAGCCTGGTCAGCAATGACTTCCAGCCGATGCCGCTATTAATTGGTAACCCGGCGCAGCCAAAGAGCTTGATCGACTTCAGTTTGATCAAGCCGAAGCCGGCTGCCCGCCTCAATCAGCTTGCGCAGCGTGAGAAGGGCTCTAAGGCCAAGCTTTAA
- the typA gene encoding translational GTPase TypA: MIDKLRNIAIIAHVDHGKTTLVDALLRQSGTLERSELNDERVMDSNDQEKERGITILAKNTAINWGGYHINIVDTPGHADFGGEVERVMSMVDSVLLVVDAQDGPMPQTRFVTKKAFEAGLRPIVVINKIDRPGARPDWVLDQIFDLFDNLGATEEQLDFKVVYASALNGVAGLDHAEMSETLDPLYQSIIDNVPAPAVDVDGPFQMQISALDYNSFLGIIGVGRIARGKVKPNTPVVAIDANGKRRNGRILKLMGHHGLHRVDVEEAGAGDIVCVSGMDQLFISDTLCDINNVEAMKPLTVDEPTVSMTFQVNDSPFCGKEGKFVTSRNIKERLDKELLYNVALRVEEGDSADKFKVSGRGELHLSVLIETMRREGFEMGVGRPEVIIRLVDGVKQEPFENVTIDTPEESQGKVMEEMGLRKGDLTNMVPDGKGRVRLEYNIPARGLIGFRNQFLTLTNGAGILTSIFDRYDTMKSGHMSGRQNGVLVSVETGKALTYSLETLQARGKLFVEHGQEIYNGQIVGLNSRDTDMGVNPTKGKKLDNMRASGKDETIALVPPVRFTLEQALEFIQDDELCEVTPKSIRLRKKILDEGERTRAAKKAKN, translated from the coding sequence GTGATCGATAAACTACGCAACATCGCCATCATTGCCCACGTTGACCATGGTAAGACCACCCTGGTTGACGCCCTGCTGCGTCAATCCGGCACCCTGGAGCGCAGCGAGCTCAACGACGAGCGCGTGATGGACAGCAACGACCAGGAAAAAGAGCGCGGTATTACCATCCTCGCGAAGAACACCGCGATCAACTGGGGTGGCTACCACATCAACATCGTTGACACCCCCGGCCACGCCGACTTCGGTGGCGAAGTTGAGCGCGTGATGTCGATGGTTGACTCCGTGCTGCTGGTGGTTGATGCCCAAGACGGCCCGATGCCGCAAACCCGCTTCGTGACCAAAAAGGCCTTCGAAGCCGGCCTGCGTCCGATCGTCGTGATCAACAAGATTGACCGTCCTGGCGCGCGTCCGGATTGGGTTCTGGACCAGATCTTCGACCTGTTCGACAACCTCGGCGCGACCGAAGAGCAGCTGGACTTCAAAGTGGTTTACGCCTCGGCCCTGAACGGTGTTGCTGGTCTGGATCACGCAGAGATGAGCGAAACCCTGGACCCGCTGTACCAGTCGATCATCGACAACGTGCCGGCCCCAGCCGTTGACGTTGATGGCCCGTTCCAGATGCAAATTTCGGCACTGGACTACAACAGCTTCCTCGGCATTATCGGCGTTGGCCGTATTGCCCGTGGCAAGGTCAAGCCAAACACCCCAGTAGTGGCTATCGACGCCAACGGCAAGCGCCGCAACGGTCGTATCCTCAAGCTGATGGGTCACCACGGCCTGCACCGCGTGGACGTTGAAGAAGCCGGCGCGGGTGACATCGTCTGCGTCAGCGGTATGGACCAGCTGTTCATCTCCGACACCCTGTGCGACATCAACAATGTTGAAGCGATGAAGCCGCTGACCGTCGACGAGCCAACCGTTTCCATGACCTTCCAGGTCAACGATTCGCCGTTCTGCGGTAAAGAAGGCAAGTTCGTCACCAGCCGTAACATCAAAGAGCGCCTGGACAAAGAGCTGCTGTACAACGTGGCCCTGCGTGTTGAGGAAGGCGACAGCGCCGACAAGTTCAAGGTTTCTGGCCGTGGTGAGCTGCACCTCTCGGTACTGATCGAAACCATGCGTCGCGAAGGCTTCGAAATGGGCGTTGGCCGTCCAGAAGTGATCATTCGTCTGGTCGACGGCGTTAAGCAGGAACCCTTCGAAAACGTCACCATCGACACCCCGGAAGAATCCCAGGGCAAGGTCATGGAAGAGATGGGCCTGCGTAAGGGCGACCTGACCAACATGGTGCCGGATGGTAAAGGCCGTGTACGTCTGGAATACAACATCCCTGCGCGTGGTCTGATTGGTTTCCGTAACCAGTTCCTGACCCTGACCAACGGTGCTGGCATCCTGACTTCGATCTTCGATCGTTACGACACCATGAAGTCGGGCCACATGTCCGGCCGTCAGAACGGTGTACTGGTTTCGGTTGAAACCGGCAAGGCACTGACCTACTCCCTGGAAACTCTGCAGGCGCGTGGCAAGCTGTTCGTTGAGCACGGTCAGGAAATCTACAACGGTCAGATCGTTGGTCTGAACAGCCGTGACACCGACATGGGCGTCAACCCAACCAAAGGCAAGAAGCTCGACAACATGCGTGCTTCGGGTAAAGACGAAACCATCGCCCTGGTGCCACCGGTTCGCTTCACCTTGGAGCAGGCCCTGGAATTCATCCAGGACGACGAGCTGTGTGAAGTGACGCCGAAGTCGATCCGTCTGCGTAAGAAGATCCTCGACGAAGGCGAGCGCACCCGCGCTGCCAAGAAAGCCAAGAACTGA
- a CDS encoding DUF2339 domain-containing protein produces MQLIFMLLGLVLGALADETLSAALIGALLGLGLGQALRMHGLARENAALTAQLKAVTQRFEQGTAALYARLEKLEQSAAAAPEQPPAPEPVSPAVEPASVASAQAAEAELDWTLDFDQPEPGAEPLAAKQTAPEAQTAAATASPRKPSTPRQPSLIERGFSAAKSWLLGGNTVLRVGVVLLFLGLAFLLRYATEGVVVPVELRYASVAASAIALLGLGWWLRVRNPSYALMLQGTGVAVLYLTVFAAMRLHPLLAPAVALGLLVLVTLFSAILAVKQDALGLAAAAALGGFAAPILTSTGSGSHVALFSYFALLNAGIFAIAWFKAWRVLNMIGFVGTFGIGFAWGIRAYTPELLWSTEPFLLLFFLMYVAIGLLFARRKLREAADAPEGRDQLLRWAARKGDYIDATVLFGPPLMGFGLQFALVQHIEFAAAFSALALGLFYLVLARLLVNRTGERAVLLVETCLALGVVFASLAIPLGLDARWTSAAWAVEGAGIYWLGLRQQRGLARAFALLLQVGAALAFAIGLRGGEHSLLDGAPLGALMLGVALLFSYWQLRQNAAAASRWEVRGMPFLACSGLAFLYLIAPLLFAAQGSAISWAIAGVLTLWLGLRLQARSFLFSGFAVQLLGGLLFMLDMASNAVAGAGGFSAGWQGLLTSSLIGFGLIGGMLLAARDPQISQDRRLLRGLSAVLLVGLVFLNLAVLFVLPWATASAVWGGGGLLIIWLSLHLQQRASFIFGLLLQVLAGLVFLAVSPLLFGQLSAEGIRPLAHVDFWTPLVLGVAALIGAWRLQQLARREVPNALGNVSLLGLAQLLLVWGAAWWAVALSSEVLRFVAAEWQANALLALLAGSVALAAFLAPRTRWAELAVLCCLLIPLAGVVMLHAWHTTYEPAAQFGWLAWALLFAVHFWALCCLAGQLPAGALSAAHVLGCWLLLGVLALELRYLFLVMSEQYNAWRWLGWALLPSGYVWLMSLQRRWPWPVGVYLREYRLLAAAPLALLLLGWFWLANAVSAGDAEPLAYLPLLNPLELGLLFALGAAFAWARMGLAELGMSTVRSQWLTQALAGASLFALLTAMVMRTAHHWGGVPYQLDALLDSMLVQAGLSIVWTLIALPLMVFGNRLARRELWLLGAALIAVVVAKLFFVELNNRGGLERIVSFIGVGVLLLVVGYFAPLPARPADAEQPQEHA; encoded by the coding sequence ATGCAATTGATTTTCATGCTGCTTGGCCTGGTGCTGGGCGCTTTGGCGGATGAAACACTGAGCGCCGCGCTGATTGGCGCATTGCTTGGCCTGGGGCTTGGTCAGGCACTCAGAATGCACGGATTGGCACGTGAAAACGCCGCGCTAACCGCGCAGCTTAAGGCCGTCACCCAGCGTTTCGAGCAGGGCACCGCCGCACTTTATGCGCGTTTAGAGAAACTGGAGCAGAGTGCCGCTGCTGCGCCTGAGCAACCACCCGCGCCGGAGCCTGTCAGCCCTGCAGTTGAGCCGGCATCTGTCGCCAGTGCTCAGGCGGCTGAGGCTGAACTCGATTGGACGCTGGACTTTGATCAGCCTGAGCCCGGCGCCGAGCCGCTAGCAGCGAAGCAAACAGCGCCTGAGGCGCAAACCGCAGCAGCCACGGCATCTCCTAGGAAACCGTCGACGCCACGTCAGCCGAGCCTGATTGAGCGTGGGTTTAGCGCTGCGAAGAGCTGGTTGCTGGGTGGCAATACGGTGCTGCGCGTCGGCGTGGTGCTGTTGTTTCTCGGGCTGGCCTTCCTCCTGCGTTATGCCACCGAGGGCGTGGTGGTGCCGGTAGAGCTGCGTTATGCCAGCGTGGCCGCCAGTGCCATCGCGCTGCTGGGGCTGGGCTGGTGGCTGCGCGTGCGCAATCCCAGCTATGCATTGATGTTGCAGGGCACCGGCGTTGCCGTGCTGTACCTGACTGTGTTCGCCGCCATGCGCCTGCATCCGTTGCTCGCCCCTGCTGTCGCGCTGGGCTTGCTGGTGCTGGTGACGCTTTTCTCGGCGATTCTGGCAGTCAAACAGGACGCTCTGGGGCTTGCCGCTGCTGCTGCACTGGGTGGTTTCGCCGCGCCGATTCTGACCTCTACCGGCAGTGGCAGCCATGTGGCGCTGTTCAGCTATTTTGCTCTACTCAATGCCGGCATCTTTGCCATCGCCTGGTTCAAGGCCTGGCGCGTGCTCAACATGATCGGCTTTGTCGGCACCTTCGGCATCGGTTTCGCCTGGGGCATCCGCGCCTACACCCCGGAATTGCTCTGGAGTACCGAGCCATTCTTGCTGCTGTTCTTCCTGATGTATGTGGCCATCGGTCTGTTGTTTGCCCGGCGTAAGCTGCGTGAGGCGGCAGATGCGCCCGAGGGTCGTGATCAACTGCTGCGCTGGGCGGCGCGCAAGGGCGACTATATCGATGCCACTGTGTTGTTCGGCCCGCCGCTGATGGGCTTTGGCTTGCAGTTCGCCCTGGTGCAGCATATCGAGTTCGCCGCGGCCTTCAGTGCCCTGGCCCTGGGTCTGTTCTACTTAGTCCTGGCGCGGCTGCTGGTCAATCGTACTGGTGAGCGTGCCGTGCTGCTGGTGGAAACCTGCCTGGCGCTAGGCGTGGTGTTCGCTAGCCTGGCCATACCATTGGGCCTGGATGCGCGCTGGACCTCAGCGGCCTGGGCCGTGGAAGGCGCGGGGATTTACTGGCTGGGCCTGCGCCAACAGCGCGGTTTGGCGCGGGCGTTCGCTCTATTGCTGCAGGTGGGCGCAGCGTTGGCGTTTGCCATCGGTCTACGCGGGGGTGAGCACAGCCTGCTGGACGGTGCGCCGTTGGGCGCGCTGATGCTCGGTGTAGCTCTGCTATTCAGTTACTGGCAATTACGCCAGAACGCCGCTGCAGCGAGCCGTTGGGAAGTGCGCGGCATGCCGTTCTTGGCCTGTTCCGGGCTGGCCTTTCTCTACCTGATCGCGCCGTTACTGTTTGCCGCCCAAGGCAGCGCGATCAGTTGGGCGATTGCCGGTGTGCTGACCTTATGGCTGGGCCTGCGCCTGCAAGCCCGTAGTTTTCTGTTCAGCGGCTTTGCCGTGCAGTTGCTCGGCGGCCTGCTGTTTATGCTGGATATGGCCAGCAATGCCGTCGCCGGGGCGGGCGGTTTTTCCGCCGGCTGGCAGGGCTTGCTGACGTCCTCGCTGATCGGTTTTGGGCTGATTGGCGGGATGCTGCTGGCCGCCCGTGATCCGCAGATCAGCCAGGATCGCCGCTTGTTGCGCGGCCTGTCTGCGGTGCTGCTGGTCGGCCTGGTATTCCTCAACCTGGCGGTGCTGTTCGTCTTGCCCTGGGCCACCGCCAGCGCGGTGTGGGGGGGCGGCGGGCTGCTGATCATCTGGCTGAGCCTGCATCTGCAGCAGCGGGCCAGCTTTATCTTCGGCCTATTGTTGCAGGTGCTGGCTGGCTTGGTGTTTCTCGCGGTCAGCCCGTTGTTGTTTGGTCAGTTGTCTGCCGAGGGTATTCGGCCCCTGGCCCATGTGGACTTCTGGACGCCACTGGTGCTCGGTGTGGCGGCCTTGATCGGTGCCTGGCGCTTGCAGCAGCTGGCGCGCCGCGAAGTGCCGAACGCTTTGGGCAATGTCAGCCTGCTGGGCTTGGCGCAGCTGTTATTGGTGTGGGGCGCCGCCTGGTGGGCCGTGGCCTTGAGCAGCGAAGTGCTGCGTTTTGTCGCCGCCGAATGGCAGGCCAATGCTTTGCTGGCGCTATTGGCGGGCAGTGTGGCGTTGGCGGCGTTCCTTGCGCCGCGCACGCGTTGGGCTGAACTGGCGGTGCTCTGTTGCCTGCTGATTCCGCTGGCTGGCGTGGTGATGCTGCATGCCTGGCACACCACCTATGAGCCCGCCGCGCAGTTCGGCTGGTTGGCCTGGGCGCTGCTGTTTGCCGTGCATTTTTGGGCATTATGCTGCCTGGCTGGGCAGCTGCCAGCGGGCGCTCTTAGCGCGGCACATGTACTCGGTTGCTGGTTATTGCTGGGTGTATTGGCCTTGGAATTGCGTTACCTGTTCTTGGTCATGTCGGAGCAGTACAACGCCTGGCGCTGGTTGGGCTGGGCGCTGCTGCCGAGTGGCTATGTGTGGTTGATGTCGCTGCAGCGGCGCTGGCCTTGGCCGGTGGGCGTGTACCTGCGCGAGTACCGTTTGCTGGCAGCAGCCCCATTGGCGTTGTTGCTGCTGGGCTGGTTCTGGCTGGCTAACGCCGTCAGTGCCGGTGATGCAGAGCCCTTGGCTTATTTGCCGCTGCTTAACCCGTTGGAGCTGGGCTTGTTGTTTGCCCTGGGTGCAGCGTTCGCCTGGGCGCGCATGGGGTTGGCTGAACTGGGCATGAGCACAGTGCGCAGCCAATGGTTGACCCAAGCGCTGGCGGGGGCTTCGCTGTTTGCCTTGCTCACGGCGATGGTCATGCGTACTGCTCATCATTGGGGCGGCGTGCCGTATCAGCTGGATGCGTTACTCGACTCAATGCTGGTGCAGGCGGGCTTGTCGATTGTCTGGACGCTGATAGCTCTGCCGCTGATGGTCTTCGGTAATCGTTTGGCGCGGCGCGAGCTGTGGTTGCTTGGCGCGGCGTTGATCGCAGTGGTGGTGGCCAAGCTGTTCTTTGTCGAGCTGAATAACCGCGGTGGCCTGGAGCGCATCGTGTCATTTATTGGGGTGGGTGTATTGCTACTGGTGGTGGGCTACTTCGCCCCCTTGCCGGCCCGCCCGGCGGATGCGGAACAGCCGCAGGAGCACGCATGA
- a CDS encoding DUF3999 domain-containing protein, which yields MMSRLTRAALSMLLAGALFSAQGLAQEKIDDYAVQLPLTLAGEGPWYRLDVPMALHFAARYGDLRDLRVFNAEGQTLAYALVAGQGDLRESPQEHAVKGFPLYAEQGDSIGVPNLRVQRSSSGTLIELLDEPEGAAKPALLRGWLLDASALKEPLVSLKLDWADGQDGFQRFSIEASDDLQAWQSWGTGQLARLAFAGERVEQRQVELPGRKAGYLRLLWQSPQQAPQLTAISLRSQRSDHVPAPLVWSEPLTATLSADGHYWWQLPLALPLQRLQVELSQANTLAPIRVTGRSEGKGGWQSLAQGLLYRLPENGTQIRQDELPLPGWAVQQLRLQIDERGGGLGSEPPPIKVAVRATQLVFLQRGNPPYRLALGRVGAESAALPLTTLIPGYQPQRLAQLGTAKAQLQDGKLQQQAQSVDANNQWRRWGLWLVLLLGVGLLALMAASLLRRPSAD from the coding sequence ATGATGAGTCGTTTAACCCGCGCAGCGCTGAGCATGCTGTTGGCTGGAGCGCTGTTTAGTGCCCAAGGCTTGGCGCAGGAAAAAATTGATGACTACGCCGTGCAACTGCCGCTGACCCTCGCTGGCGAAGGCCCTTGGTATCGGCTGGATGTGCCAATGGCGCTGCATTTCGCCGCGCGCTATGGCGACCTGCGTGATCTGCGGGTGTTCAATGCTGAAGGCCAGACGTTGGCCTATGCACTTGTCGCCGGGCAGGGCGATTTGCGCGAAAGCCCGCAGGAACATGCGGTGAAGGGGTTCCCGCTGTATGCCGAGCAGGGCGACAGCATAGGCGTGCCCAATCTGCGGGTGCAGCGCAGCAGCAGTGGTACCTTGATCGAGCTGCTCGATGAGCCTGAGGGGGCGGCCAAGCCGGCGCTGTTGCGTGGTTGGCTGCTGGATGCCAGTGCGCTCAAAGAGCCACTGGTGAGCCTGAAGCTGGATTGGGCGGATGGCCAAGACGGCTTTCAGCGCTTCAGTATTGAGGCCAGCGATGACCTGCAAGCCTGGCAGTCTTGGGGTACTGGGCAACTGGCGCGCCTGGCGTTTGCTGGCGAGCGTGTCGAGCAGCGTCAGGTCGAGCTGCCCGGGCGCAAGGCGGGCTACTTGCGCCTGCTCTGGCAGAGCCCGCAGCAGGCGCCGCAGCTGACCGCAATATCCTTGCGCAGCCAGCGCAGTGACCATGTCCCCGCGCCCTTGGTGTGGTCTGAACCGCTGACGGCGACGCTCAGCGCGGACGGTCACTACTGGTGGCAGCTGCCGTTGGCGTTGCCGCTGCAACGCCTGCAGGTTGAACTCAGTCAGGCCAATACCCTGGCGCCTATCCGTGTCACGGGGCGCAGCGAAGGCAAGGGGGGCTGGCAATCGCTGGCTCAAGGCTTGCTCTATCGGCTGCCGGAAAACGGCACGCAAATTCGTCAGGATGAATTACCGCTGCCAGGCTGGGCGGTGCAGCAGCTGCGCCTGCAGATCGACGAGCGCGGCGGTGGCCTTGGCAGCGAACCCCCGCCAATCAAGGTGGCGGTGCGTGCTACGCAGTTGGTATTCCTGCAGCGCGGCAATCCACCTTACCGGCTGGCCCTTGGGCGGGTAGGCGCTGAGTCGGCTGCGTTGCCGTTAACCACCTTGATTCCAGGTTATCAGCCGCAGCGCCTGGCGCAGTTGGGTACGGCTAAAGCGCAGTTGCAGGATGGTAAGTTGCAACAGCAAGCGCAGAGCGTCGATGCCAATAACCAGTGGCGACGCTGGGGGCTATGGCTGGTACTGCTGCTCGGTGTGGGGTTGCTGGCCTTGATGGCGGCCAGTTTGCTGCGTCGGCCCAGTGCCGATTAG
- a CDS encoding histidine kinase N-terminal 7TM domain-containing protein: MNACEDSGWALSAPVLLTAAVCVGVLLLARWVTRQRYFPGRESFIVLHLASLWWMVAASLEMAMQGPQCKMFWASMAWPGILMTPTFWAVFLWQYINSVRQPLPLRSGLGLAVVPLLIWLMALSNPWHGLFYAAGTAPLSDELGAPIRYQHGPLFYAAAAYVYLFMTFCMGVVLRAAIVSHGVHRRHFLAFVLVTAVPWAANISYVVFGWMLFGFDPTPFSFAFTLLAFAWLIVGVRLFDLLPVARHLLLEALLDPVLVVDAQLRVIEANPAALKLAGLRRGWQGRPLVDWPVLGADLRLLLGEPVSGEQERLLTLANSARYFEVRVRAIERETHRGTLILGQMLYLRDVTQRHLSELKLAEALALSEERLRTISNLHEQLQEQALRDPLTGLYNRRYLDEFFARELSVAQRERTPISLALIDLDHFKRLNDEHGHLEGDDVLRGVAQHLRDNLRSSDAVFRIGGEEFLLILPRANAHEARARLETICRELAAHPLPTRGGARYVTLSAGLALWPEQGLVLDELLQIADAALYQAKDEGRNRVCSLA, translated from the coding sequence ATGAATGCCTGCGAGGATTCCGGCTGGGCGCTCAGTGCCCCGGTATTACTGACCGCTGCGGTGTGTGTAGGCGTGCTGCTGTTGGCGCGATGGGTTACCCGGCAGCGCTACTTCCCTGGGCGCGAGAGCTTTATCGTGCTGCATCTGGCCAGTCTCTGGTGGATGGTGGCGGCGAGCCTGGAAATGGCGATGCAAGGCCCGCAGTGCAAGATGTTCTGGGCGAGTATGGCCTGGCCAGGCATTCTCATGACGCCCACCTTCTGGGCGGTTTTCCTCTGGCAGTACATCAACAGCGTGCGACAGCCACTGCCGCTGCGCAGCGGCCTGGGCCTGGCCGTGGTGCCGCTGCTGATCTGGCTGATGGCCCTGAGTAATCCCTGGCATGGGCTGTTCTATGCGGCGGGTACCGCGCCACTGAGTGATGAGTTGGGCGCACCGATCCGCTATCAACACGGTCCGCTGTTTTATGCGGCTGCGGCCTACGTGTATCTATTTATGACCTTTTGCATGGGCGTGGTGTTACGCGCAGCGATCGTCAGCCATGGTGTGCACCGCCGGCATTTCCTGGCATTTGTTTTGGTCACCGCAGTGCCCTGGGCGGCCAATATCAGTTATGTGGTGTTTGGCTGGATGTTATTCGGCTTCGACCCGACGCCGTTCAGCTTTGCCTTTACCTTGCTGGCGTTTGCCTGGCTGATTGTCGGGGTGCGGCTGTTCGACCTGTTGCCGGTGGCCCGCCACCTGTTACTGGAGGCGCTACTCGACCCGGTACTGGTAGTGGATGCGCAGCTGCGCGTGATTGAGGCCAACCCGGCAGCGCTGAAACTAGCCGGTCTGCGCAGAGGTTGGCAAGGGCGGCCACTGGTGGATTGGCCGGTCCTTGGGGCTGATCTACGGTTGTTGCTCGGCGAGCCGGTGTCGGGCGAGCAGGAGCGCCTGCTGACCCTGGCCAATTCGGCGCGTTATTTTGAAGTGCGTGTACGCGCTATCGAGCGCGAGACTCATCGCGGCACCCTGATATTGGGGCAAATGCTCTATCTGCGTGACGTCACCCAGCGTCATCTCAGCGAATTGAAACTGGCCGAAGCCCTGGCCCTGAGCGAGGAGCGTTTGCGCACAATCTCCAACCTGCATGAGCAACTGCAGGAACAGGCCCTGCGTGATCCGCTCACGGGCTTGTATAACCGTCGTTATCTGGATGAGTTCTTTGCCCGCGAACTGTCCGTTGCGCAGCGCGAGCGCACGCCGATTTCCTTGGCGCTGATCGATCTGGACCATTTCAAACGGCTCAACGATGAGCATGGCCACCTAGAGGGAGACGATGTACTCAGGGGCGTTGCACAGCACCTGCGGGATAACCTGCGCAGTTCGGATGCGGTATTCCGCATCGGTGGCGAAGAGTTTCTGCTGATCCTGCCGCGCGCCAATGCACATGAAGCCCGTGCGCGACTGGAAACCATCTGCCGTGAACTGGCAGCCCATCCGTTGCCGACTCGCGGTGGCGCGCGCTACGTGACCCTGTCCGCAGGCCTAGCGCTATGGCCCGAGCAGGGGCTGGTGCTGGATGAGTTGCTGCAGATAGCTGATGCGGCGCTTTATCAGGCCAAGGATGAGGGGCGTAATCGGGTGTGCAGCCTCGCCTGA